One Streptosporangium sp. NBC_01495 DNA window includes the following coding sequences:
- a CDS encoding alpha/beta fold hydrolase yields the protein MRVPDRPSAFASDSARDKYYAVYDQVLSELWPVPVDAIDVETRAGSVRIHRAGPAEGDPVVLLAGAGGNALAWYRYIEPLARTRPVLAVDPLGEPGRSVQRQPLATGAEVGGWVTDVLAAVGAERAHVAGFSAGGWTAVEQQLGGGGRVAALTLVDPGGFAPVTGRFVRWALAGALASMLPRTLRHRMAGVVGNGVMREDGLVELMRAGWSFRRRVLIPPAYTDEQIREVSVPVQVLLGARSALLDAQAVAARLAGIAPSWRVEIVPGTGHSLPVEAPDLVAERILTFPGQGRSGSATPKHSTNNG from the coding sequence ATGCGCGTGCCTGACCGACCGTCCGCCTTCGCCAGCGACTCTGCCCGTGACAAGTACTACGCCGTCTATGACCAGGTGCTCAGCGAGCTGTGGCCGGTGCCGGTGGACGCCATCGACGTGGAGACCCGCGCCGGCAGCGTGCGGATCCACCGGGCCGGGCCCGCCGAGGGGGATCCGGTGGTCCTCCTGGCCGGTGCGGGCGGGAACGCGCTGGCTTGGTACCGCTACATCGAGCCGCTGGCGCGCACGCGCCCGGTCCTCGCCGTCGACCCGCTCGGCGAGCCGGGCCGCTCGGTCCAGAGGCAGCCGCTCGCGACCGGTGCCGAGGTCGGCGGCTGGGTCACCGACGTCCTGGCCGCGGTCGGAGCCGAGCGCGCGCACGTGGCGGGTTTCTCTGCCGGCGGCTGGACCGCGGTGGAACAGCAACTCGGCGGGGGCGGCCGGGTCGCGGCGCTGACGCTGGTGGATCCGGGCGGATTCGCGCCGGTAACCGGGCGGTTCGTCCGGTGGGCCCTTGCCGGCGCCCTCGCCTCCATGCTTCCTCGTACGTTGCGACACCGCATGGCCGGCGTAGTGGGCAACGGGGTGATGCGCGAGGATGGGCTGGTGGAGCTGATGCGGGCCGGCTGGTCCTTCCGTCGGCGCGTGCTCATCCCGCCCGCCTACACCGACGAGCAGATACGCGAGGTGTCCGTGCCCGTACAGGTGCTGCTGGGCGCCCGTAGCGCGCTGCTCGACGCGCAGGCGGTGGCCGCGCGGCTGGCCGGCATCGCGCCGTCCTGGCGGGTGGAGATCGTGCCCGGCACCGGGCATTCGCTGCCCGTCGAAGCTCCGGACCTGGTCGCCGAGCGGATCCTCACCTTTCCTGGCCAGGGGCGGTCCGGGAGCGCGACTCCGAAGCACAGCACGAACAACGGGTAG
- a CDS encoding CU044_5270 family protein, with protein sequence MNDVEMLREAWDRPEPPGPAARSAARDALLARATRRRPRRRWVVRALAVAASAVAIATVTTLVRTTGEGEPAIPAANAQVMLIRIATAVQNKTFTPPRDDQWIYTEQWMQSFGKEYLGKHLTPRTRPLNTVEEFWTRADGKQVGYKVDGELQISDPGSRAPENTYALLAALPTDPDALLAEFRKFHEVEGVDQDDWLFERFAVTLSQNIVPPDLEAAIFRAIAELPGVTVNGSAVDADGRAVLSVSRVVEGWRDFEILLDPATYAYRGRREIAIRDYEERYPQPGVKKFTMKDGKRVPMAPHVEWSIEKGTTWRVFTRTRVGIVNEAGQKP encoded by the coding sequence ATGAACGACGTGGAGATGCTGCGCGAGGCGTGGGACCGGCCGGAGCCTCCCGGCCCCGCCGCCCGGTCGGCGGCCAGGGACGCCCTCCTGGCGCGAGCCACGAGGCGGCGCCCGAGGCGCAGGTGGGTGGTGCGGGCGCTGGCGGTGGCCGCGTCGGCGGTGGCGATCGCGACGGTGACGACCCTGGTGCGGACGACAGGCGAGGGGGAGCCCGCGATCCCCGCCGCCAACGCGCAGGTGATGCTCATCAGGATCGCGACGGCCGTACAGAACAAGACCTTCACGCCGCCCCGCGACGATCAGTGGATTTACACCGAGCAGTGGATGCAGAGCTTCGGCAAGGAGTACTTGGGCAAGCACCTCACCCCGCGGACGCGGCCGCTGAACACGGTCGAGGAGTTCTGGACGCGAGCCGACGGCAAGCAGGTCGGCTACAAGGTGGACGGCGAGCTGCAGATCTCCGACCCGGGATCGCGGGCACCGGAGAACACCTACGCCCTGCTGGCCGCTCTGCCGACCGACCCCGACGCGCTGCTGGCCGAGTTCCGTAAGTTCCACGAGGTCGAGGGCGTCGACCAGGACGACTGGCTCTTCGAGCGGTTCGCCGTCACCCTGTCCCAGAACATCGTCCCTCCGGACCTGGAGGCCGCCATCTTCCGGGCGATCGCCGAACTGCCCGGCGTGACGGTGAACGGGTCGGCGGTCGACGCCGACGGCCGTGCCGTGCTGTCGGTCTCCCGTGTCGTCGAGGGGTGGCGAGACTTCGAGATCCTGCTGGATCCGGCGACCTACGCCTACCGGGGCAGGCGCGAGATCGCGATCAGGGATTACGAGGAGCGCTATCCGCAGCCGGGCGTCAAGAAGTTCACCATGAAGGACGGCAAGCGAGTCCCGATGGCCCCGCATGTGGAGTGGAGCATCGAGAAGGGGACGACCTGGCGCGTGTTCACCCGTACCCGGGTGGGCATCGTCAACGAGGCCGGGCAGAAGCCGTAA
- a CDS encoding DUF305 domain-containing protein produces MKRAVPVVPVVVLGLLLLSGCGADSIQELRGGPAGHGAHSAAGVAGAPVQVTTPSASDQGADSGPGQGSGQGADHGSDHSAHGAGAGLPTPSPAPPMGTAAGVAFNPPDVMFLQMMVPHNTQGVRLVRLVRERPVRPEVKELAEAIGVTQERESASMSGLLSAWGQPATAKEDEHTAHGGMPGVSDEEMAALIAAPPAEFERRFLDMLIAHQDDATQMAKVEVATGLHSKVTEMAKRVDVSRTAQIAQMLALRGQ; encoded by the coding sequence ATGAAGCGTGCGGTTCCGGTGGTCCCGGTGGTCGTCCTGGGACTCCTCCTGCTCTCCGGCTGCGGTGCCGACAGCATCCAGGAACTCCGCGGAGGCCCGGCCGGTCACGGGGCGCACAGCGCCGCCGGCGTCGCCGGCGCCCCCGTTCAGGTGACGACGCCGTCCGCCTCCGATCAGGGCGCGGACAGCGGCCCGGGTCAGGGCTCGGGTCAGGGCGCCGACCACGGTTCCGATCACTCGGCGCACGGCGCCGGGGCGGGACTGCCCACCCCCTCGCCCGCCCCGCCGATGGGGACCGCCGCGGGAGTCGCCTTCAACCCCCCCGACGTGATGTTCCTGCAGATGATGGTGCCCCACAACACCCAGGGGGTACGGCTGGTGCGGCTGGTGCGCGAGCGGCCGGTACGTCCCGAGGTCAAGGAACTCGCCGAGGCGATCGGCGTGACCCAGGAGCGCGAGTCCGCCTCGATGTCCGGCCTGCTGAGCGCCTGGGGCCAGCCCGCCACCGCGAAGGAGGACGAGCACACCGCCCACGGCGGGATGCCCGGGGTGAGCGACGAGGAGATGGCGGCGCTGATCGCCGCGCCACCGGCCGAGTTCGAGCGGAGGTTCCTCGACATGTTGATCGCCCATCAGGACGATGCCACCCAGATGGCCAAGGTGGAGGTCGCGACCGGCCTGCACTCCAAGGTCACGGAGATGGCGAAGCGCGTCGACGTCTCGCGTACGGCGCAGATCGCGCAGATGCTCGCCCTGCGGGGCCAGTAA
- a CDS encoding RNA polymerase sigma factor: MTRALPAQSADAVIIEQSWREPERFAAIFDRYYTEIHGYATRRLGAGLADDVTAETFLIAFDKRTGYDVSRDDARPWLYGIASNLIARHRRAEVRQYRALAKAGTEDPAEDHADRVAGEVDAGARKPRLARALAEIADGDRDVLLLVAWADLTSEETGRALGIPAGTARSRLHRARKKIQAFLGEGER, translated from the coding sequence ATGACAAGGGCGTTGCCCGCGCAATCCGCGGACGCCGTGATCATCGAGCAGTCCTGGCGGGAGCCTGAGCGCTTCGCCGCCATCTTCGACCGCTATTACACGGAGATCCACGGCTACGCCACCCGCAGGTTGGGCGCCGGCCTGGCCGACGATGTGACCGCGGAGACGTTCCTGATCGCCTTCGACAAGCGCACCGGCTACGACGTCTCACGCGATGACGCCCGGCCCTGGCTGTACGGCATAGCTTCCAACCTGATCGCCCGGCACCGCCGCGCCGAGGTACGCCAGTACCGGGCGCTGGCCAAGGCCGGGACGGAGGATCCCGCCGAGGACCACGCCGACCGCGTCGCGGGCGAGGTGGACGCGGGCGCCCGCAAGCCGCGGCTCGCCCGGGCCCTGGCCGAGATCGCCGACGGTGACAGGGACGTGCTGCTCCTGGTCGCCTGGGCCGATCTCACCTCGGAGGAGACGGGCAGGGCGCTGGGCATTCCGGCGGGTACGGCCCGGTCGCGGCTGCACCGGGCCCGTAAGAAGATCCAGGCTTTTCTTGGGGAGGGCGAGCGATGA
- a CDS encoding lytic polysaccharide monooxygenase auxiliary activity family 9 protein: MHLRHKLATGTAAAISVGSLFALLPSTAAVAHGSMSNPPSRAYVCKNEGPETPKSEACKAAVAAGGTQAFYDWHEVSRLEAGGNHRQIIPDGQLCGAGRDKYRGLNLTRNDWPATSVSPGPLTVTYHATAPHANSNFEFYITKQSWNPTQPLRWSDLEHIRTFNNQNPTQFTNWTINLPQRSGRQLIFSIWQRIVGSTEAFYTCSDVNFGGGNPNPSPTPTPTVTPTVPPTPTPTPTPTSQPGGTWRAGTAYAVGATVTYNGVTYRCLQAHTALAGWEPPNVAALWQRV; this comes from the coding sequence GTGCATCTGCGACACAAGCTGGCCACCGGTACCGCCGCCGCGATCAGCGTAGGGTCCCTGTTCGCCCTGCTGCCGTCCACCGCGGCGGTCGCCCACGGGTCCATGTCGAACCCGCCCAGCCGGGCGTACGTCTGCAAGAACGAAGGCCCGGAGACCCCCAAGTCGGAAGCGTGCAAGGCGGCCGTCGCGGCGGGGGGCACCCAGGCGTTCTATGACTGGCACGAGGTGTCCCGCCTTGAGGCCGGCGGCAACCACCGCCAGATCATCCCCGACGGCCAGCTGTGCGGCGCCGGGCGTGACAAGTATCGCGGCCTCAACCTCACCAGGAACGACTGGCCCGCCACCTCGGTCTCCCCGGGACCGCTCACGGTCACGTACCACGCGACCGCGCCGCACGCGAACAGCAACTTCGAGTTCTACATCACCAAGCAGAGCTGGAACCCCACCCAGCCGCTGCGCTGGTCGGATCTGGAGCACATCAGGACCTTCAACAACCAGAACCCCACCCAGTTCACCAACTGGACGATCAACCTCCCGCAGCGGAGTGGCCGCCAGCTCATCTTCTCGATCTGGCAGCGCATCGTGGGCAGCACCGAGGCCTTCTACACCTGTTCCGACGTGAACTTCGGCGGGGGCAACCCCAACCCCAGCCCCACGCCGACTCCGACGGTGACTCCGACGGTGCCCCCGACCCCGACGCCCACCCCGACTCCGACGAGCCAGCCGGGTGGCACCTGGAGGGCGGGCACCGCCTACGCGGTGGGCGCCACGGTGACCTACAACGGCGTGACCTACCGGTGCCTGCAGGCGCACACCGCGCTGGCCGGCTGGGAGCCGCCGAACGTCGCGGCCCTGTGGCAGCGCGTCTGA
- a CDS encoding class IV adenylate cyclase, whose translation MTHGVQEIEVKYRVSDLAALEGALARRGVLLSAPAHQDDQAYAEDGWTYADSKIDRSFARLRTQQGRHLFTVKRPVDNAMACLEHETTVTDREQMHHAITLMGFHPTVRIVKTRRTATLGSMTICVDEVEHAGAFIEIERTVSGEASGTAVQVELDTFARSLGVALERVTDTYDSLVRAALASA comes from the coding sequence GTGACGCACGGGGTGCAGGAGATCGAGGTCAAATACCGGGTGAGTGACCTGGCGGCGCTGGAGGGCGCTCTCGCTCGGCGGGGAGTTCTGCTGTCAGCTCCCGCGCACCAGGACGATCAGGCGTACGCCGAGGACGGGTGGACCTACGCCGACAGCAAGATCGACAGGTCGTTCGCCCGGCTGCGCACCCAGCAGGGTCGGCACCTGTTCACCGTGAAGCGACCCGTCGACAACGCGATGGCGTGCCTGGAGCACGAGACGACCGTCACCGACCGGGAGCAGATGCACCACGCCATCACGCTCATGGGCTTTCATCCCACGGTCCGCATCGTGAAGACCCGGCGCACCGCGACGCTGGGAAGCATGACGATCTGCGTTGACGAGGTCGAGCATGCCGGGGCCTTCATCGAGATCGAGCGCACGGTGAGCGGCGAGGCATCTGGGACCGCCGTGCAGGTCGAGCTGGACACCTTCGCGCGGTCGCTCGGTGTCGCGCTGGAGCGGGTGACCGACACCTACGACTCACTGGTCCGCGCCGCGTTGGCGTCGGCCTAG
- a CDS encoding NUDIX domain-containing protein — MDVGAGLTELDVCLRVDYGWRGRYVPVDGWLDGVDLETWQPPRAFDWFACLEVLEHLRDPGRLVKALQDNATCGLVITTPNPEAWEEGETIDEAVAREALEEIGINLSVEDLRFVHLCHFRSPEGQARMGVFFEATSWEGEPVNAEPHKCARIEWFPLDRLPPNTYPYTAAGVERYRQGAPYAAVWSRTDQLGGRR; from the coding sequence GTGGACGTCGGCGCGGGCCTGACCGAGCTGGACGTGTGCCTGCGGGTCGACTACGGCTGGCGCGGCCGGTACGTGCCCGTCGACGGGTGGCTCGACGGAGTGGATCTGGAGACCTGGCAGCCGCCGCGAGCCTTCGACTGGTTCGCCTGCCTGGAGGTCCTGGAGCACCTGCGCGACCCCGGCCGCCTGGTCAAGGCGCTCCAGGACAACGCCACCTGCGGCCTCGTCATCACCACCCCGAACCCCGAGGCCTGGGAGGAGGGCGAGACGATCGACGAGGCCGTCGCCCGGGAGGCGCTGGAGGAGATCGGTATCAATCTGAGCGTCGAGGATCTGCGGTTCGTGCACCTGTGCCACTTCCGCAGCCCCGAGGGGCAGGCTCGGATGGGTGTTTTCTTCGAGGCCACGTCGTGGGAGGGGGAGCCGGTCAACGCGGAGCCGCACAAGTGCGCGCGCATCGAGTGGTTTCCCCTCGATCGGCTTCCGCCCAACACCTACCCGTACACAGCGGCCGGGGTCGAGCGGTACCGGCAGGGGGCACCGTATGCGGCTGTGTGGTCCCGGACTGACCAGCTCGGCGGGCGCCGGTGA
- a CDS encoding sugar phosphate isomerase/epimerase family protein, whose translation MNTFHAHDDDQVEGGALGRKLGLTRRQLFAATTGMAAAAAVTALPGRASAAVSATALGAPLIRDSKRGIILYTVRDAISRDPNTTALPSGFKEVFKALSDIGYERIEFAGFTQHANAEGGPNLENVAGAALLRGWLDENGLRAEGNHGFIPGSWPLTQADLDRFKVSLEIANILGMDHMGTGNDPTGSSYKADWDIAAEKWNVLGEIARNSGYVKLYTHNHDAAYNFLLDSGPLDAQGRPTRSSGIRRLEYFLGITDPKFVNLEMDIYWAHVAQYRFQTYTAPDGSVQTNVFNPLALVQAQEGRYPLFHAKDGKINTATGNGYDMVPFGTGDIDYTTFFRGLISQHHYPMYEQDTAPGGAANPGQSLQFAQLSYNNLAALTTE comes from the coding sequence GTGAATACTTTCCATGCCCACGATGACGACCAGGTCGAAGGCGGTGCCCTCGGGCGCAAGCTGGGACTGACCCGTCGGCAGTTGTTCGCGGCGACCACGGGTATGGCCGCGGCGGCGGCCGTCACCGCACTACCGGGCAGGGCTTCGGCCGCCGTTTCGGCCACCGCCCTGGGTGCCCCCCTGATCCGTGACAGTAAGCGCGGCATCATCCTCTACACCGTCCGCGACGCCATCTCCCGCGACCCCAACACCACGGCCCTGCCGTCGGGGTTCAAGGAGGTGTTCAAGGCGCTCAGCGACATCGGCTACGAGCGCATCGAGTTCGCCGGCTTCACGCAGCACGCCAACGCCGAGGGCGGGCCGAATCTGGAGAACGTCGCCGGGGCGGCGCTGCTGCGCGGGTGGCTGGACGAGAACGGGCTGCGGGCCGAGGGCAACCACGGGTTCATCCCGGGATCCTGGCCGCTCACCCAGGCCGACCTCGACCGGTTCAAGGTCAGCCTGGAGATCGCCAACATCCTCGGCATGGACCACATGGGCACCGGTAACGACCCCACCGGCAGCAGCTACAAGGCCGACTGGGACATCGCCGCCGAGAAGTGGAACGTTCTCGGGGAGATCGCCCGGAACTCCGGCTACGTCAAGCTGTACACCCACAACCACGATGCCGCCTACAACTTCCTTCTCGACAGCGGGCCGCTGGACGCCCAGGGCCGTCCGACGCGCTCCTCGGGGATCCGGAGGCTGGAGTACTTCCTGGGCATCACCGATCCCAAGTTCGTGAACCTGGAGATGGACATCTACTGGGCGCACGTCGCCCAGTACAGGTTCCAGACCTACACCGCCCCCGACGGCTCCGTCCAGACCAACGTTTTCAACCCTCTCGCGCTTGTCCAGGCGCAGGAGGGCCGGTACCCGCTGTTCCACGCCAAGGACGGAAAGATCAACACCGCGACCGGCAACGGCTACGACATGGTGCCCTTCGGTACGGGCGACATCGACTACACGACGTTCTTCCGGGGTCTGATCAGCCAGCACCACTACCCGATGTACGAGCAGGACACCGCTCCGGGTGGTGCGGCGAACCCGGGCCAGTCACTGCAGTTCGCCCAGCTCAGCTACAACAACCTGGCCGCCCTCACCACGGAGTGA
- a CDS encoding NADP-dependent oxidoreductase produces the protein MKAAAFFEFGGPEVLRVTELPTPEAGEGQVRVRIRAAGVQPFDLAVREGWSPPGVSGELPRVPGNEFSGVVDQVGAGVDGISVGAEVLGFNLLNSHAEYVVVPAENVTPKPANMPWDVAGGFTAGTQTAHIALRQLGVGEGDTVLVHAAAGAVGTAAVQLARLWGATTVIGTAREENHDYLRELGAIPVTYGEGLLERVRALAPGGVDMVLDGAGGEALEVSLKLVKGERVVTLVEHGRAAELGVQLTRGVRLASRLAELAALYAEGRLVFPVRRTYPLERAADAHREVATGHGRGKVVLVMD, from the coding sequence GTGAAGGCAGCTGCTTTTTTCGAGTTCGGCGGTCCCGAGGTGCTGCGGGTGACGGAGCTTCCGACGCCCGAGGCGGGCGAGGGGCAGGTGCGGGTACGGATCAGGGCCGCGGGCGTGCAGCCGTTCGACCTGGCCGTCCGGGAGGGGTGGAGCCCGCCGGGGGTGAGCGGTGAGCTGCCCCGGGTGCCGGGCAACGAGTTCTCCGGGGTCGTCGACCAAGTGGGTGCGGGGGTGGACGGGATCTCCGTCGGTGCCGAGGTGCTGGGCTTCAACCTGCTGAACTCCCACGCCGAGTACGTGGTCGTGCCCGCGGAGAACGTCACGCCCAAGCCCGCGAACATGCCCTGGGACGTGGCGGGCGGTTTCACCGCCGGGACCCAGACCGCCCACATCGCGCTGCGGCAGCTCGGGGTGGGGGAGGGCGACACGGTCCTGGTCCACGCCGCCGCGGGCGCGGTCGGCACCGCGGCGGTCCAGCTCGCCCGGCTCTGGGGGGCGACCACGGTGATCGGCACCGCCCGCGAGGAGAACCACGACTACCTGCGCGAGCTCGGCGCGATCCCCGTCACGTACGGCGAGGGCCTGCTGGAGCGGGTGCGCGCCCTCGCCCCCGGCGGGGTGGACATGGTCCTGGACGGCGCGGGCGGCGAGGCGCTGGAGGTCTCCCTGAAGTTGGTGAAGGGCGAGCGTGTCGTCACGCTCGTCGAGCACGGCAGGGCCGCCGAGCTGGGGGTGCAGCTGACCAGGGGGGTGCGGCTGGCGTCCCGCCTCGCCGAGCTCGCGGCCCTGTACGCCGAGGGCAGGCTCGTCTTCCCGGTGCGCCGGACCTACCCGCTGGAGCGGGCCGCGGACGCCCACCGCGAGGTCGCCACCGGGCACGGGCGGGGCAAGGTCGTGCTGGTCATGGACTGA
- a CDS encoding helix-turn-helix transcriptional regulator: MPRRPDAVDPSKSPIALFGAHLRHWREFREGSLKGVAAQINTDWSVLGRWERGERLAPIEAVESLDRHYRADGALTSLHALVHAARAEVAPLAGSPTLSDPVVMDEVRRRLLLSVAGVGVSALLPGLEQLRTVVDQRVGGPDLDAWEEIAWEHAHGIVSRPLIEVIRDLSVDLLTLQQTLPPLSSREAAGWARVNARLTFLLAHTLGSAGDRRGSRHWWGSARRAAAQTGDPEFIAAAYAFEAIQALHERRPLAAVLSRVKTALDLTADRPGRAAVAALGSRAHALALMGDHAGAHASLAEQAEAFAMLPDSVTGNAMSAEGCSESRLLHTRSLVLTVIGAPSAPAAQREALDSYPAGRERQAAQIRLHQATSAVREGDITDGLQHAITIVESLEPSRMTQFVLHVAHGVADAAPAGHKAQRAITEYRQHLALTATKEDT, encoded by the coding sequence ATGCCTCGTCGGCCGGACGCGGTTGATCCCTCGAAGTCGCCGATTGCCCTTTTCGGCGCGCACCTAAGGCATTGGAGAGAGTTCCGCGAGGGCTCTCTCAAAGGCGTCGCGGCGCAGATCAACACCGATTGGTCGGTTCTTGGCCGCTGGGAGCGCGGCGAGCGCCTCGCACCGATCGAAGCCGTGGAAAGCCTCGACAGGCATTACCGCGCCGATGGCGCCCTGACCTCTCTACACGCGCTCGTCCACGCGGCCAGGGCCGAGGTGGCGCCGCTGGCGGGATCGCCGACTCTGTCGGATCCTGTCGTTATGGACGAAGTACGGAGGCGACTGCTCCTGAGCGTCGCAGGGGTAGGCGTGTCCGCCTTGCTTCCGGGGCTGGAGCAGTTGCGCACCGTCGTGGACCAGCGAGTTGGCGGACCTGACCTGGACGCATGGGAAGAAATCGCGTGGGAGCACGCCCACGGAATCGTCTCGCGCCCCTTGATCGAAGTGATCCGTGACCTATCCGTGGATCTCCTGACCCTCCAGCAGACTCTGCCGCCCCTCTCCAGTCGCGAAGCGGCGGGTTGGGCCCGCGTGAACGCCCGGCTAACGTTCCTCCTCGCGCACACACTGGGGTCGGCTGGAGACCGTCGCGGGTCGAGACACTGGTGGGGATCAGCGCGCCGGGCAGCGGCTCAGACCGGTGATCCTGAGTTCATCGCCGCCGCCTACGCGTTCGAGGCGATTCAAGCTCTGCATGAGCGCCGACCCTTGGCTGCGGTGCTGTCACGTGTGAAAACGGCTCTGGACCTCACCGCTGATCGGCCGGGTCGTGCTGCGGTGGCCGCCCTAGGTTCCCGTGCCCACGCACTGGCCCTCATGGGAGATCACGCTGGTGCGCACGCCAGCCTGGCCGAACAGGCCGAGGCTTTCGCGATGCTCCCCGACAGTGTTACCGGTAACGCCATGTCCGCCGAAGGCTGCTCGGAGTCTCGGCTGCTGCACACTCGATCCCTCGTCCTGACCGTGATCGGCGCCCCGTCCGCACCTGCCGCGCAGCGAGAGGCACTCGACTCCTACCCCGCAGGACGGGAGCGACAAGCAGCCCAGATCCGCCTGCATCAGGCAACCTCGGCGGTACGGGAGGGAGATATCACCGACGGGCTACAACATGCCATCACGATCGTGGAAAGCCTCGAACCTTCCCGTATGACACAGTTCGTGCTGCATGTCGCTCACGGTGTGGCCGATGCCGCGCCGGCCGGACACAAAGCGCAGCGTGCCATTACGGAGTATCGGCAACATCTGGCCCTGACGGCAACAAAAGAGGACACGTGA
- a CDS encoding TetR/AcrR family transcriptional regulator, whose protein sequence is MPRQVDHDERRRQLTEALLRIAGTRGLQAVSMREIAAEAGVSLRVVQYYFTNKQALLESGLTELGARMDRRVKQRAAATTGELTPRGVFAAVLGTILPFDEQSKLDSMAWTAYYTAALTDPALAVVGLTLPNALENFLTVRLTAAQQAGDIAPDRDPRTEVAGLLALANGLTSSVLSRQRSHEAATTIIDYHLDRLFGPTATLRSPPGRAAPAQAPHPHPVSHHD, encoded by the coding sequence ATGCCCCGACAGGTGGATCATGATGAGCGGCGGCGCCAGTTGACCGAGGCGCTGCTGCGCATCGCCGGCACCCGCGGCCTGCAGGCGGTGTCAATGCGTGAGATCGCCGCCGAGGCCGGGGTCTCGCTGCGCGTCGTCCAGTACTACTTCACGAACAAGCAGGCCCTGCTGGAGTCAGGCCTCACCGAGCTGGGTGCTCGCATGGACCGCCGGGTCAAGCAGCGGGCCGCCGCCACCACGGGCGAGCTGACACCACGAGGCGTTTTCGCCGCCGTCCTCGGCACGATCCTGCCCTTCGACGAGCAGAGCAAACTGGACTCCATGGCCTGGACCGCCTACTACACCGCCGCCCTCACCGACCCGGCGCTCGCCGTGGTTGGGCTCACCCTGCCCAACGCACTGGAAAACTTCCTCACCGTACGGTTGACCGCCGCGCAGCAGGCCGGGGACATCGCCCCCGATCGTGACCCGCGTACCGAAGTCGCCGGCCTTCTGGCTCTCGCCAACGGCCTGACCTCCAGTGTCCTCAGCCGGCAGCGCAGCCACGAGGCCGCCACCACAATCATCGACTACCACCTGGACCGCCTCTTCGGACCGACGGCCACACTCCGGTCACCCCCGGGCCGAGCCGCACCGGCCCAGGCTCCTCACCCGCACCCCGTTTCTCATCACGATTAG